The nucleotide window TATGCTGGCTACCGTGACATTTATATTTGGTCAGATAGTAGCAGCCGACCTTTTTATCTCCGAATATGTGGAAGGGACAAGTAACAATAAGGCACTTGAGATCTTCAATGGAACTGGTGACCCTGTTGATTTATCCGCATATACTCTTAAATTGGCTTCCAACGGTGGAACATGGAGCACAACCAATCTCTTAACAATGAGCGGAACTTTGGACGACGGAGAGGTTTATGTTGTTGCTAATTCGGGAGCCGAAGCATCTATCTTGGCTATTGCCAATATAACTTCTACCGTTACTTATTATAATGGTAATGATGTAGTGGGATTATTTCACGGAACTACATTGATTGATATCATTGGTGTCTATCAACAGGATCCCGGAACTGCTAATTGGCCTGTGGCCGGAACTGCTTCCGCTACTGCAGAACATACTTTAATTCGTAAACCAACAGTTATTCAGGGTAATACTGATTTTGTTGCTGGAGCTGGAACCAACCAAGATGATTCTGAGTGGATTGTTCAACCTCAGAACTATTTTGCTGATTTGGGTCAACATACATTTAATCCCAATGCTCCCGAACAAGCTGCAACACCTGTTTTCAATCCTGCTTCAGGCGTTTATGCCAATCCTATCAGTGTAACTATTACCACCGAAACAACTGGTGCCTCTATTCGTTATACTCTGGATGGAAATGAGCCAAGTGAGACATCAACTCTTTATACTGCACCTATATCAATTTCCACAAATACTACTATTAAAGCTAAAGCGTTTGCCACTGGCTATAATCCTTCTTATACAGCTACCGCAAATTATATCTTTCCGGTTCAAATATCGAATATAGCTGCTCTCAGAGCTTCTGTTGCTGATGGAACAACTATCTATCAACTGGCAAATGAAGTAATTTTAACAATGCAACAGGCATGGCGTCACCAAAAGTTCATTCAGGACAATACTGGTGCCATTCTTATTGATGACTATTCTGGTATCATAACCACTACTTATAATATTGGAGATGGAATTACAGGTATCACGGGAACTTTAAATCGTTATACTACTGGAATGCTTCAGTTTTGGCCCCAAGTAAATCCTAATCCTGCAACTTCTCATGGACATACTATTATTCCTCAGGTGGTAACTATAGCGGAAATCAATAGTGATATGGAATTGTATCAATCTCGGTTAGTCCGTCTGAATAATGTTCATTTTGCGTCTCCCATCGGAAATTATGCCGCCTTAACCAGCTATGATATGTTAGATGATACAGGAACAGTTGTTATGAGAACTCAATTTTCGGATGCAGATTATATCGGAACTCCGATGCACGAAGGTAATTTTAATGTGTATGTGATTGTTACTCAATATAACACAGCTGTTCAAGTAACCCCCAGAATGCTTAGTGATTTTAATCCCGTTGCCATTGATGATGATGTTTTAACTCCTGGAACAATAAAATTATTGGGCAATTATCCCAATCCCTTCAATCCGGAAACAACGATTCGTTTTAATATGGAAAAATCAGCTCCTGTTGATATAACTATTTATAATAATAAGGGGCAAATTGTTAAAACATTTAATACAATTGCTGCTCAAGGCATAAACAGCATTGTTTGGAATGGGAAAGATAATAATGGGAAGCCGGTAAGTAGTGGAATTTACCTGTTTCGTTTGAAATCAGGAACTTATAGCAGCACTAAGAAAATGGTGATGATGAAATAACCGGAGAAATCTGTTTCTCCACAAAATTGGGTAGTTGGAGAACGCTGTTTCTCCTTAAAAAAATGAAGACAGCGAGCTCCGACTATCCAGAAAACAGCATACTGACGACCTATTTTTTCAAAATAATATAAGGATATCAGTATGCTGCTTCATTATTAAGTGATAGATGCAAACACCCCAAAAAAAGTTACTGCTGATTACAGATTTATATCCTAATAAATTTAATCCTGTAAATGGTGTATTTGTTCAGAAGCAGGCAATTGAGTTATCAAAGTTCTATCAGATTCAGGTGGTAGCTGCTTGTGACAAAAATCCTTTTATTATTTATCAACATCATCAGGATGGTTTTGACGCCAAGATAATCTGCTATCCCTATTGGCAAAAGTTTTTTTTATCTTCACTGATAACTTATAGAATATTAGCTTTGCCAGTTATAAAAAGATGCTATAAAAGATTTAAACCGGACATCATACACATTCATGATTACCGTCATATTCCGGAATTATTTTGGTTGAAGCCCTGGCTAAATAAGCTCCCTATTCCGAAATATTTAACCTTACATAATATCCGAACTCATCCTGCGTTTCTAATGAATAACCCCAGAATTAAGTTTTATAAATGGGCTTTAGGTCGGACATTAACAAGATGGAATCATATATTTACTGTCAACAGCAGATTGGCTGAATGGGCAAAACCCTATAATCAGAAAGTAACAGTTATAGGAAACGGCATAACTGAACCGATATCTGTTGAACCCGCATTAATAGATAATTTTAAGAAAAAACTATATGATGATTATTTTAAGATTATCAGTATAGGGAATCTGGTTACCGACAAGGGTTTTTCTTATCTGATTGAAGCAGTTTCTATTCTGAAAAAGGAAGGATTCCTTATCCAACTTCTAATTGTAGGAGAAGGCGAAAAAAGAAATGATATTGAACGCAAGGTTCATTCTTGCGATGTTGCTAAAGAGGTAACTTTATCAGGCAGAATTGATAATGCTTTCTTAAGAAATACTCTGCCTTTGTTCGATTTATTTGTTTTACCAAGTTATAGTGAGACATTTGGCATTGTTTTTTTGGAATCGATGTTCGCTGGATTACCTGTTATTGGAATTAGAAATGAAGGTATTTACGGCTTGGCAAAAGATGGAGCAGAAGCACTTTTTGCAGAACCAAAAAGCAGTAAAGACCTTGCCGATAAAATCAAATTACTAATAAACAATCCTGTCCTAAAAGAAGAAATGGCAAAAGCTGGGCAGATATTAGTGAAAGAAAAATATATGCTTAGCGAGCTTATTCAAAGAGTGATAAAAGTGTATGAACAAAAATAAAATCTTGATGATTATCAACGAATTTCCACCCACGGGTCAAAGCGGTGTGCAAAGACCTTTAAAATTCGTTAAATATGCTGTAAGAGCCGGATGGGAGGTGCATATTATTGCTCCTGACAAGCCGGTGAGAAAGGTGGTAGATTATTCGTTGTTGCAAGAAATCCCCAAGGAGGCACATATTTACAGAGTTGCTGGCTTGGGTATCAAAAATCCCGAAGAAAACAAAATGGTAGATGCCCGCTTTGAAGATACAGCTCCCCATTCAAAAATAATCAAAGGATTTTGGGGATTTCTAAAGCTAATCAATGATTTTCTTTTTCCTTATGACAAACAGATTGGTTGGATGCCTTTTGCTTATTGGAAAGCAGTTAAATTAATCGATAAACACAAAATTAGAAATGTCTTTATTACAGCTTATCCCTATTCTGCGTTTCTGGTCGGTATCGCGCTAAAAAAGAAGTATAAAGATAAAATATTTTGGATTGCTGACTATAGGGACTCTTGGCAGTTTGGTCCCTTACTTGATAAAATGGTTTTGCCTTTTAGATTTAAAAAAATATGCAAAACTGATGATAGAGTTTTGGCAACTTGTGATGCAGCTGTTTTTGTTACCCCGGAAACCCGATTGCAATATATAAATAAACATAGCTGGTTGCAAGAAAAATCCTTCTATATATCCAACGGTTATGATGAAGATGATTTTAAGGGAATTACGCCGAAAAAGTTTGATCAGCCGACACTTGTTTTAATGGGCAAGTTAACCAAGGTTTATGGTTCTCCCTTAAATTTACTGAAGGCACTGGAGGACTGCTTACCGAATAACTATCAGGTAATTCATATAGGTAACATAGATAAAGCTATTTTGCAAAGCATTGCCGCTTCCGATTATACGAGCTATAAATATCTTGGCTATCAAAAACATAGCGAGGCAATTGCTTATTCTCTGGGTGCGGATATCAATCTGATTATTCTATCGGACAGCCCCAGCGCTAAATATTGGTATCCGGGTAAGCTCTTTGAACTTTTACGGTGTGGCAAACCCATTCTGGCTTTAGGTCCCAGGGAAAGCAATCTGGAGAAAATATTAAACGAAACCAAGCGCGGCAAATATGCCTATATTAATGATAAAGAACAGATAAAAGCGCACATTATGGACATTCTGCAAAAACCCGCTCAGTTTGATAACTCTCCTGAAACGATTAAACAATATTCCAGGGAAGAGACCTGCAGGCAGCTATTAGCAATTTATGAAAAAGGTCAATCCAGCAGTTCCTGAACGCGTTTAAATACCATATCCGGAGTGAGCTTAACCAGACAATCTAATGCACATTCAGGTTTCTTTTTCTTTTCAATGCAAGGAGCACAGGAAACAAGATAACGAATAATATGGCTATTAGCAGAAAAAGGAGCTGTTTGAGCTTCATTGGCAGGGCCAAAAATCGTTAGACCCTTTATCCCAAAGCAGGAAGCAATATGTCCCAAACCAGAATCTGTATTGATAAAGAAATGTAAGTGTGAAATTACAGCTGCCACATTTGCCAATGGTGCATTGCTCAAAATCAAAGTGTTCGTTCTTGCCTGAATTGCTTTTCCTACTTCAATTTCATCCGGTCCTGCAATAATGAGAATTGGATAGGAATAGTGCTCTTGCAATTTGTTTATCAGAGTTATAAAATATTCTTTACTCCATCTTCTATGTTTGTTTTTAGCTAAACAACCAGGATGAATGCCAATAACTTTTTCTCCTGCAAGTTTATGCTCAAGTAAGAATTTCTCTGCCCACTTCTGATTTTCTTCGGCTAAATGAAAATAGGGATGTAAATGTAAGTCATTTTGCTTGGAAAGTGCATCTTCCCAAGAAGGTAAATTTAAAAAACTCTCAAACAGTGCATAATTACTATGGGTTCTGGAAAATGCAGGATTAAATTTAATATACATAGATAAACCAGGGTAGCGGATAGTTCTATATTCACCTATCTTCTTTTCGGCTTTCAAGAGCAGCATAAATAGCCATGTTTTCCAAGGTTTTACTCCAGAAGAAAAAAGAATTGCTCCATATATTTGCTTACGCAGAGCTAAAATTGTGGGAATAAGCAAGTTAGCTTTCCAACCGGTAAAGTGTATTTTACTTATAAAGGGAGCATTTGTAACAGGAATTGCCGCTGATTCAGGAAAGAAAAGAATTTCCAGTTCCAGTTTTGGATATATTTGTTTTACTGCTTGCAGGACAGGAGTTAATAATATCAAATCACCAATACCCCAAGTGTGAATTACTAATACTTTTGTTACTGGTTCATCTTTCATAGCTCTATCCTTAAGCTTTCTTGCGGGATATATTATTCATCATCTCTTTAATTTCGGTTACTGTCTCTCGATGGAGGTCAGTTACATCTTTCCAGGTAGGTAAAAGATAATGCAACATTTTGCCTTTACTGTCGCGCTGTTCAAAATAGACAATCAGAAGAAACCAAAGAAAATAAGATATACTTGTAGCAAGAGCGGCACCGTTAATTCCCATCGTAGGTATTAACAACATATTTAAAATAATATTCAAAACCAAAGCTATCGCAGGAAGGATAATACTGATTATTGGAAAACCTTTACTGTTCAGATAGTTATTAAATAGAGATCCAAAACTAAGTCCATAAGCTGCCGGCATCAACCAAAAATAGACATAATAAACAGGAACGAAATCAGCTCCAAACATTATCTGCATCACTGGTTTTCCAATTAGTCCAAAACCCAGATTCGCCAAAGTAATAAAAAAGAAAAAAATCAGCAGGGTTTTCTTTAGCAGAAGCCATTTACTTATGTCATCTTCAATATCGGAAAGCTTGACAAATAATAAGCCCCCTACGAGGTTAGAGGCAATCTGAATGAAATCTACAATATGAGCAGCTAAAGAATAAATACCTACTTCCGAAAAATTTAGAAAGTGCTTAATTAAGACAATATCAGCTCTAATTAACAGCATTATGAATAAGGAGGATAGAAATACTCGGAATCCAAAACTATAAAGCAGCTTGATTGTTCTAAAATTAATTTCTTTATACCAATTGCTCCACCGATTACGAAAAGCAAGATATAAAATACTGCAAACCATTCCTATCAAGTTAAACACCAACAGGACATCTATTCTATCAACTTTTAAAAGTGTAAAATAACCAATTAATAAAAGAACAAAGAATACCGCCGAGATTATAAAATGAGAAAGGGAATTTTCCAGAACTCTATCCATCCCCATATATATTGCCTGCAGTTGCATAAATGCTTTGTTCAAGGAAACAAACATTATGAGATAAATTATTTTTACAGGGCTTAGTTGATAGCCAATCAGTTTATTCCAAAAATCCAGAAAGGCAACTCCGATAGAGGTCATAACCACTATTTCGAAAAACACAGTAAGGATTGTCCACCCAAACAATGTCTGAACTTCATCCGGGTGCTTACGCACGATATATGGATAACTTCTATATACACCTAAATCCAGAATTGTCCACATAAAACCGCATAAAGTGATCAGATAACTGTATTCACCTTTTAAGGTTACACCTAAATATCGCGCACTAATCCAGCTGATCAAAAATGACAGTACCAAGATTACTATTCTGAAACTGCCGCTGGTTATTATATTTTTTTTCAGGTTTATCTGCGACATTTTTCTCTTGGGAGCTCAGCATTAAGCTTTACATCATAATAATTCATAATGCCATAAACATAATCCCTGCCTTTTTGTCAATTGCAAAACAAAATTCCATAAGGTTTCAAAGTGAATTCTGCTTGACAGCTCACCTCTGATTATAAATGTGATTTGCTAAGATTGACAGATTGTTAAACTGTTATTGAATAGGATGTAAAGGATTATAAATGACCTTAGCGAAGATAGTATTCTGGGTTTCATGGCTACTTTTAGCTTACCATCTTTTCGGGTATGGCTTGATTTTATTCATATTCAACGCTCTGTTTAGAAAAAAGAAATCTCTATATCCAGAACCCGATGAATATCCTTCTATTACAGTTCTATGTCCTGCTTATAATGAAGAAAAGATAATTGAAGCAAAAGTCCAGTCATTTTTGAACTTGGATTACCCCAAAGATAAAATAAAAATGATAGTAATTTCTGATGATTCCACCGATAAAACCAATGAAATAGTAGAGAAATACATAGACCAAAATATATCCTTAGTAATTCAAAAACCGAGGGCAGGAAAACAAAATGCGCATAATTTAGTTTTGCCAATGCTTGATACTGAGTATATATTATCTACAGATGCAAACAGTATTTTTAAGCCCGATTGTGTTAAGTTATTAGTGAAAAAAATGCTTTCGGATAATAGAAATGGTATGGTTTCTGGAGAAGTGAATATGGTTAAAAGAGGAAAGCAGCAATCGGGAGAAGGATTTTATTGGAAATATGAGTCATTTCTTAAATTGTTGGATTCCAGATTTAAGACCTTAATTGGCGCCAATGGACCAGTTTATTTAATTAAAAAGGAATTATTTACTGAAATCAGTCCGCATAGTCCAGATGATTTTGAGAGAGTCCTCATTACAATTCAAAAAGGTTACCGAGCAGATTATGAGCCCAAAGCCATAATATCGGAAGATGAATCAGAAAAAGCAACGGATGAAGTTCAGAGAAAAATTAGGATTATTACCCAAGAATGGTTTGTTCTAAAGCGAAATATAGGAATATTAAATCCTTTTCGCTATCCGGCTGTCAGTTTTATCTTTTTTTCGCACAAGCTGTTGCGGTGGTTGTTTTTTGTTTTTGTATTGACAGGATTCATCTCCAACGCTTTTTTGCTTTCAATATGTTTCTATAGGATAGTTTTTATTTTGCAGGTCATTTTATATTTGCTTGGAACCTTATGCCTAATCAGTCAGGCAAAAGGAAAACATATACCTTTAACCGGTTTGGCAGGATATTTAGTAGCAATGGTATTTTCATCTGCAGTTGCCTTTATCCATTTTCTCCAAAACAAGAAGTATGAACTATGGAAACCTTTACGCTAAAGGAGCGGAAATGAATATAATAGTTACGGGCAGCAATGGTTTTGTCGGTTCCAATTTAATGTGGAAATTAGAAGAAGAGGGACATAAAGTTATTGGAATCGATATCAGTGACCAATGTGATTATAAAAAACATCCGGAAACGATGATAGGTGATATCCGGTCTATTAAAGAGCTGAATAATGTCTCTGATACTTATTTTAAAAAGTATAACAGCCCGCTTGACTTGATAATTCATTGTGCCGCGGCAAAAAATGATTTTGGCATTTCTCGAGCTGAATATTACAGTCATAATAAATATGGCACCAAAGCTCTCTTGAAGTTTGCCGAACAGCATAATATTTCTAAACTCATCTACATCAGTTCAGTAGGTGTTTTTGGTCACCCTCAAGGAGAAGCAAACGAGGACTCTCCTTATGATCCTGACAGCGATTATGGCGCATCCAAACTTGCCGGAGAGATACTTTGCAAACAATGGCAGGAGAAAAATCCTAAGTATGAACTGATTGTTTTGCGTCCTGCTGCCATTTTTGGTCCTTGCAACATTACCAATACATATAAACTGATAGATACTTTGCATAGAAGACCGTATATTACGATCGGTGAAGGCAATCATATAAAAACTATTGTTTCCATCTATACTGTAATTGATATGATCCTTTTTGCCATTCAAAAATTAAAACCGGGTTACGAACATTATAACTGCATTGATGAGCCGTATTTAACTTTAAAAGAGCTGATGGAGCTTATTTGCAGCAATCCCGGGTTTAAAATGCCGAAAATTAAAATACCTTTAAAAGCAGCGATTGGAATTGGTTATTTATTTGATATTCCAGCTAAGCTACTAAATATAGACCTGCCCGTAAATAGTGATAGAATGAGAAAACTGGGAACCGCAACTTATTTTACGGCTGAAAAAGCAAAAGCGGCAGGTTTTAGCCAAAGAATTTCACTAAAAGACAGCATTGCCGAAATGTGCAATTGGTATCTATCTATAAATGATTAAGATGAAGGAGTTATATTATGGACAAAATTAAGCTCGGAATTATTGGCTGTGGCAGAATTTCCAAAAACCATTTTGAAGCCGTTTCTCAAATTCCGGAAGCGGAATTTATCGCTGCTTGCGATATAATTGATTCCAGATTACAAACAGTATCTGAGAACTATGGAATTAAAAAACTTTATACCAATTATAAGGATATGTTGGAAAAAGAAAATTTAGACCTTGTTTCTATCTGCACTCCCAGTGGGTTACATCCCCAAATAGGTATGGATGTAGCGAATCATAAAATCAATGTATTAACCGAAAAGCCGATGGCGACTAATATCGAATTTGCCGATGCCTTAATTAAAAAATGTGACGACAATAATGTTCAACTTTTCGTGGTTAAGCAAAATCGCCTCAATTCTACTATGCAACTTCTTAAAAGAGCAATTGATAAAGAACGCTTTGGCAGAATCTATTTAGCGGAATCCAATGTCTTCTGGCAAAGACCTCAAGCATATTATGATGCCGAAAAATGGCGTGGAACTTGGGAATTTGACGGCGGGGCATTTATGAATCAGGCAAGTCATTATGTGGATGCACTTTATTGGCTTTTGGGAAATGTGGACAGCGTTATGGCATACACGGCAACTATGGCTCGCAGAATTGAAGCTGAAGATACGGGTTGTGCCATCCTTCATTTTCGAAATGGAATTATTGCCACCTTAAATGTCACGATGTTAACCTTTCCTAAAAACTTTGAGGGCTCCATAACTATCATTGGAGAAAAAGGAACCGTTAAAATCGGAGGCGTGGCAGTGAATAAAATAGAAAAATGGGAATTTGAGGACTATGACGACGATGATCGCATTGCCCAAGATGCAAATTATCAACCACCCAATGTTTATGGTTTTGGGCATAACCCCTACTACCGCAATGTTATAGATGTTCTTTTAGGGAAAGATGTGCCCGCTACCGACGGAAGAGACGGAAGAAAATCTGTAGAAATCATTCAAGCAATTTACCGTTCAGCCAAAACTGGCAAGCGTGTTTCCCTGCCTTTGTAAAATAGATTTGTAGTCGGAGGATACCATTCTTCCGCAAAATGTGTAGTCGGAGGATAACATTCTTCCGCAAAAT belongs to Candidatus Cloacimonas sp. and includes:
- a CDS encoding chitobiase/beta-hexosaminidase C-terminal domain-containing protein codes for the protein MKRALILILMLATVTFIFGQIVAADLFISEYVEGTSNNKALEIFNGTGDPVDLSAYTLKLASNGGTWSTTNLLTMSGTLDDGEVYVVANSGAEASILAIANITSTVTYYNGNDVVGLFHGTTLIDIIGVYQQDPGTANWPVAGTASATAEHTLIRKPTVIQGNTDFVAGAGTNQDDSEWIVQPQNYFADLGQHTFNPNAPEQAATPVFNPASGVYANPISVTITTETTGASIRYTLDGNEPSETSTLYTAPISISTNTTIKAKAFATGYNPSYTATANYIFPVQISNIAALRASVADGTTIYQLANEVILTMQQAWRHQKFIQDNTGAILIDDYSGIITTTYNIGDGITGITGTLNRYTTGMLQFWPQVNPNPATSHGHTIIPQVVTIAEINSDMELYQSRLVRLNNVHFASPIGNYAALTSYDMLDDTGTVVMRTQFSDADYIGTPMHEGNFNVYVIVTQYNTAVQVTPRMLSDFNPVAIDDDVLTPGTIKLLGNYPNPFNPETTIRFNMEKSAPVDITIYNNKGQIVKTFNTIAAQGINSIVWNGKDNNGKPVSSGIYLFRLKSGTYSSTKKMVMMK
- a CDS encoding glycosyltransferase family 4 protein yields the protein MQTPQKKLLLITDLYPNKFNPVNGVFVQKQAIELSKFYQIQVVAACDKNPFIIYQHHQDGFDAKIICYPYWQKFFLSSLITYRILALPVIKRCYKRFKPDIIHIHDYRHIPELFWLKPWLNKLPIPKYLTLHNIRTHPAFLMNNPRIKFYKWALGRTLTRWNHIFTVNSRLAEWAKPYNQKVTVIGNGITEPISVEPALIDNFKKKLYDDYFKIISIGNLVTDKGFSYLIEAVSILKKEGFLIQLLIVGEGEKRNDIERKVHSCDVAKEVTLSGRIDNAFLRNTLPLFDLFVLPSYSETFGIVFLESMFAGLPVIGIRNEGIYGLAKDGAEALFAEPKSSKDLADKIKLLINNPVLKEEMAKAGQILVKEKYMLSELIQRVIKVYEQK
- a CDS encoding glycosyltransferase family 9 protein, whose translation is MKDEPVTKVLVIHTWGIGDLILLTPVLQAVKQIYPKLELEILFFPESAAIPVTNAPFISKIHFTGWKANLLIPTILALRKQIYGAILFSSGVKPWKTWLFMLLLKAEKKIGEYRTIRYPGLSMYIKFNPAFSRTHSNYALFESFLNLPSWEDALSKQNDLHLHPYFHLAEENQKWAEKFLLEHKLAGEKVIGIHPGCLAKNKHRRWSKEYFITLINKLQEHYSYPILIIAGPDEIEVGKAIQARTNTLILSNAPLANVAAVISHLHFFINTDSGLGHIASCFGIKGLTIFGPANEAQTAPFSANSHIIRYLVSCAPCIEKKKKPECALDCLVKLTPDMVFKRVQELLD
- a CDS encoding polysaccharide biosynthesis C-terminal domain-containing protein, whose translation is MSQINLKKNIITSGSFRIVILVLSFLISWISARYLGVTLKGEYSYLITLCGFMWTILDLGVYRSYPYIVRKHPDEVQTLFGWTILTVFFEIVVMTSIGVAFLDFWNKLIGYQLSPVKIIYLIMFVSLNKAFMQLQAIYMGMDRVLENSLSHFIISAVFFVLLLIGYFTLLKVDRIDVLLVFNLIGMVCSILYLAFRNRWSNWYKEINFRTIKLLYSFGFRVFLSSLFIMLLIRADIVLIKHFLNFSEVGIYSLAAHIVDFIQIASNLVGGLLFVKLSDIEDDISKWLLLKKTLLIFFFFITLANLGFGLIGKPVMQIMFGADFVPVYYVYFWLMPAAYGLSFGSLFNNYLNSKGFPIISIILPAIALVLNIILNMLLIPTMGINGAALATSISYFLWFLLIVYFEQRDSKGKMLHYLLPTWKDVTDLHRETVTEIKEMMNNISRKKA
- a CDS encoding glycosyltransferase family 2 protein — its product is MTLAKIVFWVSWLLLAYHLFGYGLILFIFNALFRKKKSLYPEPDEYPSITVLCPAYNEEKIIEAKVQSFLNLDYPKDKIKMIVISDDSTDKTNEIVEKYIDQNISLVIQKPRAGKQNAHNLVLPMLDTEYILSTDANSIFKPDCVKLLVKKMLSDNRNGMVSGEVNMVKRGKQQSGEGFYWKYESFLKLLDSRFKTLIGANGPVYLIKKELFTEISPHSPDDFERVLITIQKGYRADYEPKAIISEDESEKATDEVQRKIRIITQEWFVLKRNIGILNPFRYPAVSFIFFSHKLLRWLFFVFVLTGFISNAFLLSICFYRIVFILQVILYLLGTLCLISQAKGKHIPLTGLAGYLVAMVFSSAVAFIHFLQNKKYELWKPLR
- a CDS encoding NAD(P)-dependent oxidoreductase translates to MNIIVTGSNGFVGSNLMWKLEEEGHKVIGIDISDQCDYKKHPETMIGDIRSIKELNNVSDTYFKKYNSPLDLIIHCAAAKNDFGISRAEYYSHNKYGTKALLKFAEQHNISKLIYISSVGVFGHPQGEANEDSPYDPDSDYGASKLAGEILCKQWQEKNPKYELIVLRPAAIFGPCNITNTYKLIDTLHRRPYITIGEGNHIKTIVSIYTVIDMILFAIQKLKPGYEHYNCIDEPYLTLKELMELICSNPGFKMPKIKIPLKAAIGIGYLFDIPAKLLNIDLPVNSDRMRKLGTATYFTAEKAKAAGFSQRISLKDSIAEMCNWYLSIND
- a CDS encoding Gfo/Idh/MocA family oxidoreductase, which produces MDKIKLGIIGCGRISKNHFEAVSQIPEAEFIAACDIIDSRLQTVSENYGIKKLYTNYKDMLEKENLDLVSICTPSGLHPQIGMDVANHKINVLTEKPMATNIEFADALIKKCDDNNVQLFVVKQNRLNSTMQLLKRAIDKERFGRIYLAESNVFWQRPQAYYDAEKWRGTWEFDGGAFMNQASHYVDALYWLLGNVDSVMAYTATMARRIEAEDTGCAILHFRNGIIATLNVTMLTFPKNFEGSITIIGEKGTVKIGGVAVNKIEKWEFEDYDDDDRIAQDANYQPPNVYGFGHNPYYRNVIDVLLGKDVPATDGRDGRKSVEIIQAIYRSAKTGKRVSLPL